In one Antennarius striatus isolate MH-2024 chromosome 1, ASM4005453v1, whole genome shotgun sequence genomic region, the following are encoded:
- the nkpd1 gene encoding NTPase KAP family P-loop domain-containing protein 1, whose product MSQGTVIACKPTKDDIYAYALAKTLTKVSSPATVGLYSACQNRLSMILEQIEVNMKEQASTIQLEYKGKSRPRSVTPSICDILSLILRLLFYRPIWTKNNQQQHNVRFIYVHFSAWHFAGSDLLWAGLAIRLLQAMQVNFGKLQLVLYRLAQHDEEEEVKKKILEDSPKDWRPKMVCCCPLWFLVLSILVVPIIIMIFLLTFELPKPESGLGMNGTKSQVSVPEGLLIAALGVPAATSLKFVLLTVKNLIVNLDLHIKKGMDNKRVSSQLGFMNQVRKEMWFLSRFIDFMEVFERRKIRIVLKITDLDRCSPKKIVAVLNAINILLSNDDSPFISILAVNPSILVQKINFADGYFCKEERAYELLNCIVTLAFTVPPLCDDSKCSLFYSLTKDLKVPKDMSTGEDKMKKISCSHGSSQIALDMVESNPLIDRNIAALNVKEEEEEEKVEQLLRSIFGSNKMALHKYILDDSMSMRRVINSIRITVIIMKALKKEHPQPELVAAWVVLVNQWPCRLSWIIQCVEDAQQRDEIDGKGVASLGNSKTLWKVFCESRAELYLMSAQIEDLLGQDGDPEMFEKFLKVDFQFTIQDLMIFEVATVNLDHTIKMELAQIRGTSRLKDSGWMRNLAPLPVATIIKMDIEDVCKELEKMKFPSKYVDTVRRNGLSGLALVFCDPDDLKDLLDMTVGEWATFRLHFLGIPSHLQPQYKNMLPKSSHFSSNQLPRLPLHVAPQYWSNPSLANS is encoded by the exons ATGATATTTATGCATACGCGTTGGCAAAGACCCTGACAAAAGTGTCGTCACCTGCAACTGTTGGACTCTACTCCGCATGTCAGAATCGACTGAGCATGATCCTCGAACAAATAGAAG TGAACATGAAGGAGCAGGCATCAACAATCCAGCTGGAGTACAAAGGAAAATCCAGGCCTCGCTCAGTTACCCCTTCAATTTGTGACATTCTGTCACTTATTCTGCGACTGCTCTTCTACAGGCCCATTTGGACTAAgaataaccagcagcagcataATGTCAGGTTCATCTATGTACATTTTAGTGCCTGGCATTTTGCAGGGAGTGACCTCCTTTGGGCTGGTCTAGCCATTAGGCTGCTTCAGGCCATGCAGGTCAACTTTGGGAAATTACAGCTGGTTCTTTATCGCTTGGCTCAAcacgatgaagaagaggaagtaaAGAAAAAG ATCCTGGAGGACAGTCCCAAAGATTGGCGGCCAAAAATGGTTTGCTGCTGCCCTTTGTGGTTTCTCGTCTTATCCATTCTTGTGGTTCCAATTATTATCATGATATTCCTGTTGACCTTTGAACTTCCCAAACCTGAGTCAGGCCTGGGGATGAATGGAACGAAAAGCCAAGTGAGCGTGCCAGAGGGCCTGCTGATCGCTGCTCTAGGAGTACCAGCAGCTACTTCATTGAAATTTGTCTTACTGACAGTCAAGAACCTCATCGTTAACCTGGATCTGCACATCAAGAAAGGCATGGACAATAAACGGGTCAGCAGTCAACTGGGCTTCATGAACCAAGTAAGGAAGGAAATGTGGTTTCTTTCACGCTTCATCGATTTTATGGAAGTGTTCGAGAGAAGAAAGATACGCATTGTACTGAAGATTACAGATCTGGACCGGTGttctccaaaaaaaattgttgcagTTCTAAATGCCATTAACATTCTTTTGTCAAACGATGACAGTCCATTCATTTCCATTCTAGCTGTTAACCCGAGCATCCTTGTGCAGAAAATCAACTTTGCAGATGGCTATTTCTGCAAGGAGGAGAGGGCTTATGAACTGTTGAACTGCATTGTGACTTTGGCTTTTACAGTCCCACCACTCTGTGATGATTCAAAGTGTAGTTTATTCTACAGCCTCACAAAAGATTTGAAGGTCCCTAAGGACATGAGCACTGGGgaggacaaaatgaaaaaaatatcttgctCACATGGATCTTCGCAGATTGCACTGGATATGGTAGAGTCAAATCCACTGATTGACAGAAATATAGCTGCACTCAATgtaaaagaggaagaagaggaagagaaggtggAGCAGTTGCTCAGGAGTATCTTTGGAAGCAACAAAATGGCTCTACACAAGTACATACTTGACGATTCTATGTCTATGAGAAGAGTGATCAACTCCATTCGAATAACTGTGATAATCATGAAGGCCTTGAAAAAAGAGCATCCTCAGCCAGAACTCGTTGCAGCTTGGGTGGTTTTGGTCAATCAGTGGCCATGTCGTCTCAGCTGGATCATCCAGTGTGTAGAAGATGCTCAGCAGAGAGATGAGATTGACGGCAAAGGTGTCGCCAGTCTTGGCAATTCAAAGACTTTATGGAAAGTGTTCTGCGAGTCCAGGGCAGAGCTGTATTTGATGAGTGCGCAGATTGAGGACCTCCTCGGGCAAGACGGAGATCCAGAGATGTTTGAGAAATTTCTTAAGGTAGATTTTCAGTTCACCATACAGGACTTGATGATATTTGAAGTGGCAACAGTGAACCTGGATCACACAATTAAGATGGAGTTGGCTCAGATCAGAGGGACATCCAGGCTGAAAGACTCTGGTTGGATGAGGAACCTTGCCCCTCTGCCAGTCGCAACTATTATTAAAATGGATATAGAAGACGTATGTAAAGAA TTGGAGAAAATGAAATTCCCCAGTAAGTATGTTGACACTGTGAGACGCAATGGCCTCAGCGGTTTGGCACTGGTCTTCTGTGATCCAGATGACCTAAAAGACCTCCTAGATATGACCGTTGGTGAATGGGCAACTTTCAGACTGCATTTCCTGGGTATACCATCGCATCTCCAGCCACAATATAAGAACATGTTACCAAAATCTTCCCATTTCTCCTCAAACCAGCTGCCTAGGTTACCATTACATGTTGCTCCCCAGTACTGGTCCAATCCCAGTCTGGCAAACAGTTAA